The DNA segment GTTACCTGTTTGATAACATGGAAGGAACATTAAGGGAGCAGAAGCAAAGGAACATTTGACTGAAAAGGGCTGAAAAAACCTTATGGATCCAGTATCACTGGAGCTGAGTCCTAAAGCACAAGTAAGTATTCACCTGGCCACAAAGAAGGGCAAAGTATTCCCGGCAGAAGAAATGAGATCTGCAGAGTACTGAGGGGAGCCCAATGGGAAAGGAACTGAAGTATTTGCAATTGATCATCATGCTCCAAAAGGTGGGGGTAAAGGGGCGTGTGGTTCTAAAACCATACTAAAAATGATCTAAATTTTTATACTTAGAAAGCACAAAGGTATTTTTGTAGTGAAACTGGTTAAAAagctatattaaataaaaatctctgttGCGTAAGGATAAGCAAGGAGACAGGGGCAGGGATAGGGAGAGATTTTCCTTATACCAAGATGTTCTATCAGAATGTTTATCAAAAAGCAGCCTGGGTTGTAAATGCTGAGGAACACTGAACTAGAACATGATAACATGGGATGCACTGCAGAGAGAAAACTGGGAAGGTAGACAGAAACTAGATTGTGGCATTCTTTGTTGCcttgctctgtgaaagaccaaaaaaaaagaaaaaaaaagaaagaaagaaagaaagaaagaaagaaagaaagaaagaaagaaagaaagaaagaaagaaaaaaacatgagccaaaaaggattttaaacaaaagatgAGGGTTAGTTGTTTGGACATACTGAATTACCAAAATTGTGAGTGAAGATATTTAATAGGCAGTTAGAAAGAAGgctcagagagcaggaaaagCTGGGATTTGAGTTGCAAGTCTAGAAGTCAGCCTAACATTATAGCTGTCACAAGCAGCCAGGGCTATGAATGACATCACCTAAGagtatttaaagttaaaaaaaaaaaaaaaaagagcgagagggagattgggagggagggagagaaggaaagggggggggaggggaaaaagaaaacagaccttCAGTGAAGAGCAATATCTAAGGggcaagcagaaaaaaaaaagaagctccaGGGGAAAAGAGGAGAGGTGGAGATCAGCTTTACACAGGAAGCAGGTGAcctcttttcttctaaaaatggggaaaatgagttCGGCAAAGctgggaaatagaaattaaactcCTCATAGTCTGAATTTTCTGTAAGAGCGGACCAAGCGCCATATGCTAAGGGAGGAGATAGAGGACATGAAAAAAGTAGTGAGGTTTAGATTAGCCaccaagagaaaaggagaggagccACAGCAGGAACAAACAAGAGGCTTATACTGAGGGCTCTTCTAAAGTCGAAGGTGAGACACTCAAAGGGATTACACCTTGAAGGGTTACATGAACTTCACATGAGACACAGCATTCCAGAAAAGGTGGGTGACAGGATAAATTCAATGGTGAGATGTGCAGAATGGTTACACTGAAGGACACGAGGACAACGGACTTGAAGGGGCTGTGGAGAGCACTTCAACCGGTGATCCTTATAAAGCTGAagctggaggaaaggaagaaaatctgaaacaggctgatGGTttaggagaaagaggaacagtCAAGAGGAGAAGGCCGTAAAGAAGCTAGAGATAGAACAGAAATacaggagggcacctgggtggctcagtcggttaagcgtccgacttcagctcaggtcacgatctcgcggtccatgggttcgagccccacgtctggctctgggctgatggctcagagcctggagcctgcttctgattctgtgtctccctctctctctgcccctcccccgttcatgctctgtctctctctgtctcaaaaataaataaatgttaaaaaaaaaaaattaaaaaaaaaaaagaatagaaatacagggaaagaaaaatcaaaaatgaGGAAGTGAAAAAGCTGGAAAGATAGGAATTGTTATTGGTTACTGCAATTTAAGATttcagaaagagaacacaaggtGGTGATTTTCATTCAAGGTGTAGCCATGGGAGTAAGTTCCTGGAATGTGATGAAGTCACTGGCACAGAAGTCAAGGATATCAGCAAGGTATTAGATCATCCCAAGATGACAAGAGGAGTTGAGGTAGACAGAAATACTGTAAGCAAGATAGAAAGTTAGGTTCTCTGGCCATCTATTattattaaagacaaaaatattaaaatttcaatacaTCCAAAAAGGTGTGCTCTAAACACATATGAGCTAATGATGGACTAACCTAAATTGGTTTCATCTTCATTACTCATTTGATAAGCcatccattttcttttaacaaaacaggaaaatcatttgaaaatggtTATATAATGCCCAAtagcataaaaattttaaattctattagtaatacatggtgaaaaaaaatcaaacaattctCTTGTGGCATTGCATTATTTATCTTATTCTGGAAATGGGAGTCTAAATACTAGTTACAATCttctattttgcccattttttatccATCTAAAGCAATGAGGTGAATTGATTTTAATCGCTGAAGCGTAGCTTCAAGATAGACCTAAAAATAATCTGAAGATATTTAAAGTGGTCAATTTTATgtcacaatattaaaaaaagaaacctaaagtaataaaaaaattctaaaaagctAAACTGGATTACTACTTAGTATTAGTTACAGGATGGCTGAATTAAAATTACATGCCATCTTAGAAATTAAAGAATTGTTCCTTCatagatttaaaaacatgtaatgaAAGATGGCgatggcatttaaaaataggtaaCCCTGCTGGTTATCTTTACATAGTGTAATATTCTTAAGCTCAGTGTCAATATGTCTTCTTTTCTGGAACTTTTTCCATTTCACGGGttgttttgttcttctgtttcaaAAAGAATAGCTGAACTTACTGGTTGGTATGATGCtgaaagaagtttaaaatttgttttgcatTTGCTGTATTCCATTCTTGTTCTTTCAGGGGTCCTTCGCACACAGATAcatactttttcaaaattttttctcctACTTCTCGGAAATCCAAGGGTTCTTTCTGTGTCGTGTAGCTTGCTCCGGAAACACCACTATCCACTTCATGATTTTCTGGCTGTTGATCTGCACAATGCTTCAATCCCCAGTAACACATTTCTCCACTGTACATCATAGCCAGCAAATGAATGTCACTAAATATTCCTGGGAAAATCATTTAGGTTGAGagattagaatttaaatatttaaaaagagacctTGGTTATTAAAACtctaataaattccttttatgTCATTAAGcgtttttccttctcatttcagtTACACTAGAAAAGCCAAATGATCCCTAATATAATCCTCATTTAATTGGCATTTCTCTCTATTTTACCTATAAAAGAGGTCCATCACtcccaaccccccaaaaaacagtttgtcagagattttctttaaagaatcaTTTAGGTCACTGTGTTCTTAAGTTCTAAAGGTGGTTAAATTATCACTAAGATCTGgccacaaaaatattttgaattcatgtagaacttttaaaattaatattaaggATTATTCAGAATTATGTTTAATATTggctaataaaatattaaaaaataattagatgggaatgcaagctggtgcagccactctggaaaacagtatggaggctcctcaaaaaactaaaaatagaactaccctacgacccagcaattacactactaggcatttatccaacggatacaggtgtgctgttttgaagggacacatgcaccccatgattatagcagcactatcaacaatagccaaagtatggaaagagcccaaatgtccatcaatggatgaatggataaagaagatgtggtatatatatacaatggagtattactcggcaatcaaaaagaatgaaatcttgccatttgtaactacatggatggaactaaaggatattatgctaagcgaaattagtcagtcagagaaagaaaaatcatatgacttcactcatatgaggactttaagagacaaaacagatgaacataagggaagggaaacaaaaataatataaaaacagggagggggacaaaacacaagagactcataaatacggagaacaaactgagggttactggaggggttgtgggagggggggatgagctaaatgggtaaggggcactaaggaatctactcctgaaatcattgttgcaccatatgctaaccaatttggatgcaattttttttttttaatttaaaataaataaataaataaataaataaatagcccctgggtggctagtcgcttaagcatctgacttcagctcacatcatgatctcccagtccatgagttcgagccctgcatcgggccctgtgctgacagctcagagcctggagcccacttcggattctgtgtctccctctctctctgtccctaccctgctcgtgctctctctctctgtctcaaaaataaataaacattaaaaatttttaaaaaataaataaaataaagtaaaatctctAAGATCCTTCctaaacctaaaataaaattcacacttACAGAATACTAAGAACTAATTTTCAAAACCAtactatgtataaaaatatacagatttaagTATACAGAAACTATCATGTCAAAACActtacattgttttcatttttgaataaatgttttaagtgaagaaaaaaaaataattagaacctCTCTGATGGGGTATCAGGAGTAATTCAGCCAGGTAGGCTTCCTGGCTCCTAACCTACATCTTGAGAGAGATGAAGTAGGGAGGAACAAACTGCTTTAGATGAGAACAAGAAGCCAACACCAGAAGAGGACCTAGCCCTGTGGCAAAAGTGCTATGAAGtggatgttgtttttttttttttttttttcctggaaaaaagaGACCCTATCTGTCCCTTTTGATTCTCCTGTGGAAGAAGTAGTAGAAGCTAGGGGCTAATGCAATCAAATTATGATTTAAGAGAAGACACTAGTACCACAAACATCCtgaagagaaaatcccaggctGTAAGAGTATACTACCCTATGACTAGAAATGAGAGAATAAGAGAAATTGGTGACTCTTGCTACTTTCTTTGGTTCTAAATAGGCTTTCGTGCCCatccctactttttcttttacatcAATCCATATTGGTGGGTGAGGAGATTTTAGAAAGGCCACTGTCAATGCAGCTAATCAGTTTACTAGTTATCCGCAAGAAATACTTCctacaaataaaccaaaacaccTTGTTTGTCAAAACAGGCCCACTGGAGGAGCATTTGGTATTTGCAATTTTTAGGACAGCTACGTGCCTGAATTAACTGAACATAACAACTTTCAGTAGCTTAAATCATGCTGCTTTTTCTAAGcagtgttttcaaataaaatgcaaaaacctACAAAagctaacaaagaaaaaaggataattaaaatatacttataaaattgaaatatagaaTTTTCCCTAAGTTTTCTTCTTCTCCGTATTTGATTTCTCCCCATCAAAATTTCAgatgaagtaaaaagaaagtttaCACATATAATCTAATGTCACTTGCCAGCTATGTGACCTTCAACACATCTTCTGGCTTATCACGACATCAGTTCCTCCACTTATAAAGAGATGGCAAAAATAAGTGGTTCTTCCCTCCCACACCTCAGTCTAAAACCCAAATGATGCTCTATATCCAGTTCCTAATATTTTCAGGTGGATAGATATGACAGGAACTAACATTTGCCACCCAGTattcattcttcccttctttcttagtTAAGAGACAATTTTACTTGGGATGGCAATGTATCAGGTGAAGGGCTATACTGTAATCCCAGGTTCCCTTGTAGCTGTTTGAAGCCATGTGATTAAATTATTGCCAGTGAAATGTAGGTGAAAGTTTTAAGTGTCAGAAACTTCTAAGAAGGTTTTCCAAAGGAGCAGTGTTGACTGAAAGAAACATCTTTTTGCCCTTCCTATAGACTGAAACACAGGTGAGACGAAAAGACCTCCAGAAGCATGTTGAGACACTGAGAATGCAATATCCTCAACAGAGGTACATGTTGCACAACTCTGGGAAGTACTATTTACATGTATTCTGTATAAATGCCTCCCTCTGAAGCTGTAAGGCTGTAGTTCTGAAGATGATGGAGGAAAAAGGTAGGATCCTGATAGGAATCACCATAATCAGCTCTggttttggttggttttttttctcagtgtttatttatttttgagagagagtgcgagtgagggaagggcagagacagagagagagacacagaatctgacgtaggctccaggctccaagttgagctgtcagcacagaacccaacatgaggcttgaacccaggaaccgcgagatcatgacctgagcagaagtcggacgttcaactgactaagccacccacgtgccccttaaGACCATTTTTATGTGAAAGAGCAGTAAATTTCTACTTGTTTAAAAGTtacttccggggcacctgggtggctcagttggataggatccaactcttgatttaggctcaggtcatgatttcaaggtttgtgagtttgaggcccaagtcgggctctatgctgacagtgcagagtctgcttaggattttctctctccctttctctctgcccctcccagcttgcgTGCAtggctctatctctctctcaaaataaataaacttaaaaaaagttatttccagTCTGTTTCAAGTAGCCGAATCTAGTGCCTAATTGGGCTAATTGGGGATACGAAATAAAAGCAGCATGACATATAATTCTTTCAAAGTTACTATAAAGGGAAtagcagtattttttattttttacatgagaagatatttaaaagctcttttattattttttggtataTAATGTACCTTGAAATTCATTTAAATCAGAGTAAAGTCTAGTAAAcgtaaaaattaagaaaaaaaaaaaaacctttaaaacagGAAACTGCAAAAAGAGATCACATTACCTTCACTCAGTAATTTGGCTGTGTCTAAGTCTTGGAAAGAAACTCCTTCATTTAACTGGATAGGACACCGGTAATTTAGCATCTGTAGCAAGTAACTGATTCCATCAATAAGATactaaatgaaaatcaaagccaAAGAATTGTAAGTATTATATGAAGAACTGTAGAAACCTCAAACGTTAATTTCCCCCCATTCTTTACTTAAGAGAAAATTGACTAGTTTGTAAATGTATCTTGTGGTTATTATATCACAATGGTAGAAGGACCCACCCCATCCCAAAACTTTTATAAATACAACCTTCCAAATGCTCCAATTAGCAAAAGAGTATgggagataaaaaaagaaagaactaaccAAGAACACATGACTCAGTAATATATTTGTCAAAGATgttaacagaggaagaaaaagataaaataacaattaattgttcaaaaacaatttattaaaacatgtacttattataatttaagaaatgaacaaaattttacATCAAGGGTAACCTCTCATTTCTAGGCCCGCATAAACTATGTATACAACCAACTCAAGTTTGAATTCTTAATACAACAATGTAAGACAGGTTCTTTGGATTTACAGATTTGGTCAGAAGAGTCAAGACAAATCAGAGGGCTACAGTGTTCTACAGTAGGGTCACAAGGTTCTTTATGAGTAATCTGCTGACAGAGGGTCACAGCCAAGTTTGTTTCCTTCAGGCCATAAATATGCTTCGAAATTAATACAGACAGtctatattctatttaaaaaaaaatcccaaacttaAAAACAGCACGTAAACTTCCCAGTTTACAAAGGCTTTCAcatgttatcttatttaatcttcacaataattcCCATATGCTTAAGAATACATAGCTAGTAAGTTGAAACCTGGAGTGCAAACCCAGACCCTTTGATTCCACTACTCTTCATACTACACCAATGACAGCTTTTTGAAACCTGTGAAGTCAACAatctaaaatgtataaggaacacctttttacctttttaagcAAACTGGATTTTCTTGTGAGCCACTCTCTCCTTTTGGTCAGAGAATGACAATACATATAGAGTAGAGCACCTCTTCTCCAAGAGAGGCATTCCAGAAGTTCATCCCCAAGCAAATCACAGGGCTGAAATACAACAAAGACTtagctaaaaaaataaacctcacatctgtaaaaataaaaattaaattccaacaTATTGAGCAATTCAAAACACTTTCATTTCACAAAATTTGCTCTTTACTTGGCTACTCATTATTAATGAATGCCTTACTTTGTTTGAATCAATTATAAGTTTAGAAATCTATTGCTACGTGAAAATAATTACTCCAATTtacaattttttagaaaataacatttaagtaTTTTAGTAGCCATTTCTAATATATCTGAAATATAAGTATTCCataatctaattaaaaagataacttttcattcaataaatcatgctgggaacactggacagctacatgaaaaagaatgaaactggattactttcttacaccatacacaaaaataaactcaaaataaaataaagacctaaacgtaagacttgaaaccacaaaacgcctagaagaaaacataggcagtaatttctttgatactggccttagcaatatttttttaggtatttttcttgaggcaaaggaaacaaaagaaatcaactactgagactacatcaaaacaaaaagcttctgcacagcaaaggaaaccatcaacaaatgaaaatgcaacctactgaatggaagatgtttgcaaataacataatgatatacctgataaggggttaatatccaaaacatataaagaatctATATAGCTTagcaccaaaaaaacccaaataatccaatcaaaaagcaaacagaggaagtgaatagacatttttcaaacgAAGATATATAgagatggccaacggacacatgaaaacatgctcaacattactaattatcagggaaatgcaaatcaaaatcacaatgagatatcaccttgcacctgtcagaatggctagaatcaaaaggacaagaaataataagtgttggtaaggatgtggagaaaaaggaacccttgtatgctactggtaggaatgtaaattggtacagccactgagaaaacagtatgaatgttcctcaacaattaaaaatagaattactgtatgatcaagtaattccactactgggtatttacccagaacAAAAagactaacttaaaaaaatatatgcactcctacgtttattgcagcattatttataatagccaagatacggaaataacccaaatgtccattaatagataaatggataaaaaagatgtggtaaatacaaagggttattattcagccataaaaaagaaaagatcttgccatttgtgataacgtAGATAGACCTACATGGTATCGTGctaggaaaaataaatcagacagagaaagacaaataccacgtgatttcacttacgtgtgaaatctaaaaaacaaaacaaacggataaacaaacaaaaagcagaatcagactcataaatacagagaacaaactgatggttgccagaggaatgggcaaaacaggtgaaggagagagagtgggatatacaggctcccagttatggaatgagtaaatcACAGGGAAAATGGGTACAATGGTATGGTAATTGCCTTGGAAGATGTAGCTACACTTatgaacatagcataacatatgaaattgttgaatcactataccatatacttgaaactaatgtaacattgtatgtcaacaacagttcaataaaaataagtgttaaaaaaggGTAACTTTTTAGAAATCTGTTACTTGAAACAAGATGACACTTGTAGTACtgttagaataaaataatgaaaaaatatatataaggttTTAATATATCAAACTTTTACTGTGTTGTATCATTTAAAACTTGGGATTATTTGTTCCCACAGTTAACATCCCCTGATAaacacatagagaaaaaaaaaaaatctgggtaaAGAGAGCCAGCAGGCAGttaaagataataaattatttgCTTGCAAGAATAGCCAGGGCTAGACAAAAATCTTGGAATCATCTAAATAGAGATGACAATAAAAAG comes from the Prionailurus bengalensis isolate Pbe53 chromosome A1, Fcat_Pben_1.1_paternal_pri, whole genome shotgun sequence genome and includes:
- the CA1H5orf51 gene encoding UPF0600 protein C5orf51 homolog, with protein sequence MAAAGSSVVRRVEELGDLAQAHIQQLSEAAGEDDHFLIRASAALEKLKLLCGEDKECSNPSNLLELYTQAILDMTYFEENKLVDEDFPEDSSQKVKELISFLSEPEILIKENNMHPKPCDLLGDELLECLSWRRGALLYMYCHSLTKRREWLTRKSSLLKKYLIDGISYLLQMLNYRCPIQLNEGVSFQDLDTAKLLSEGIFSDIHLLAMMYSGEMCYWGLKHCADQQPENHEVDSGVSGASYTTQKEPLDFREVGEKILKKYVSVCEGPLKEQEWNTANAKQILNFFQHHTNQ